The sequence CGCGGAGCGGATCGCGAAATCCACCCCCAGATAGCTGAATTGTCCTTCCGTGATATCCATGCCGCCATCCACCCGAAGCCGGTCGCTCGGACCCTTCAAATGCAGGTTGCCGTTCAGATTGGCCTCAACCAGCTCATTTTCAAACCAGGCGCCGTCCTGGAATTTCAGATTGACGTCCCACGCGATCCGCCGGAACCATTCCATCAGGGCGGGAGGCGGCGGGTTCTTGTGGGAGGGCGGGAAACTGAAATGGCCGTTCGTGATCAAGGCTTCACCGGAAAACGCGGGTGTTTCCGCCGGGCCCTTGAAGATCACATGGCCTTTGACATCCCCATAGGAGGAGATGGTCAGGAAGCGAAACCGTTTGGCCAGCGGGCTTTCCGGAATGGCCAGCTCCGGGATCTGAACCTGGATGCCTTTACGGGAGACCACGTCCCCGTGCAGGTCATAGGCTCTCGGGGTGAGGCCTGCGAAAGCGATTTTCCCTGCGATTAAAATTTTCCCTTCGCCCGATTGTCCCCGCAGTTCATGGATAACCAGTTCGTCGCCTTCAAAGTCTGCCGCCATATTCAAATCATGCAGGCGCTTGAAGTAATGGGAGCCCGTAATGTCGCCGTCAATAATCCGGGCCGATCCGCGCAGGTGCGGCTGGTCGGCGGTGCCGGTAATCTGGACGAGCGCTTGGACATCGCCGTTGGCCTTTTTCACTTGATTGGAAATCGACTGCAGAAGACCCAGATTGGAATCCTGCAGGCGCAGAGAAAAGTTTACGGTTCGATCGGAGCCCTTCTTTTTCCCGCTGGCCGTGCTCAGCGGAAAAACGCCGGTGCCGGAAAGGGTGTAGCGGTCCGGGTCAGAAAGGATGAGGCGCGTAAAGGTGATGCGGTCGTCCTGCCAGGCAAAGGCCGAGGCGCCGTTTCTGAAAGACAGTCCCAGCACGCTTCCCTGGCGCAGGTCGATGGTGCCTTCGGCGTACGGATGGGCCGCGTCACCGGTCCCGCGGATCGAGAGGTCAGCGGTTCCATTGACGGGATAAGGAAATCCCGCCAGGCCGCCCAGCGTTCCCATGTCCAGGCCGTGACCGGCCATGCGGAAATCCCACAGGGAAGGCCCGATGTCGCCGGTGAGTTCGAGCCTCTGATGGTCTCTTCCTGAAATGAAGAAGTCCGTGAAATGAAGTTGCGGGGCCTGCCGAAAATCCACCGTTCCCGTCATCAAGGCCGGGCTGCGGGCGGCCGGATGAAATTGCAGCACATTGTTGTAGTAGTCGACAGAGACGAGTCCCTCTTCCAATTCATAATCGTTGATGAAAAGGGAGCGCGTGTGGAGATCGCCGCGCACGGCGATGCCTTCCGGCCGGATCTGCCAGAGACCCTGAAGATCCAGCCCGCCAAAGAGCGTGAACACGCCCAGATGAAGATTCCGGATTTCCAGACCAGCCTGGATTTTCGCCTCCCGAGCGTCGCGGACCAGATCGACAAAACTGCCCGGATTCAGGCGGATCCGTTCTTCCCGGGTCTTGGCCAGGCCTTCCATAATTGTGAGTCGCAATCCGTTGTAGCGTTCAGGGGACGGTTGGGCGGTCAGGTCGAAGGAGAACGTTTCCAGCTTAAAGGGGTTGGCGACATTGGATCCGTACACCACCGGACCTCCCTCGAGATGGCCGGTGAAGCTGGGACGGTCGATGGGACCGCGGACGGTAAACGTTCCATCCGCGCGGCCTTCCAGCGTCCGGGGTAAGGAAAAACTCTCTCCCAGCGGATGGAGGGGCAGCTTGGCCAGAGAGAGAGTCCCCTGGACGTCGCGGGCCGCCGGATCATACCCGCCCTGAAAATGAAGCTGTCCCCCCTGGTCGGTCGTCGCGTCAATCGTCAGCGGGAGCCGGGCGGCTGTCCATTGACCTTTCACCGTACTCTGAAACCGGATCGCCCGCCAACTGGCGGTTTCCAGATTGATGGAAAACTCAGCGGTGGGATGATCGAGCGTTCCGCGCCAGGTGCAGATGCCGGAAAGCCAGCCCTTCAGTTCCTGGCTCCACTCGGTCAGCGGGACCCGGCGCGCCTGCAGCCGGGCTTGAACAGAAGGGGATTGCTTGCCGAACAAAAGGGATCCGTTCGACGTCCATTGTTTCCCCCATTCCGTATTCGTCCATTGCAGCGACTGCCGGTCCCACGCCAGATGCATCCGTGCGCCGTCCGTGGTCCGCTGCCGCACGGATACGGTGGGGGCGCGCAAATCCGCCTGGCCGTTCCAATTATCAGCGGGATGAACATCTCCTGTGGCTTCGAGCGGAACTTTCCAAAGAGTTCCGTCCTGTGGAGAAAGGGCTTCTCCTTTTGCTTGGAAACGGACCGCGGAAACAGCCTCGCCGGGTTTCGGGACCTTCCAGGAGGCATGACCTTCAAGGTTGACGGTTCCGGAAGAGGAAACGCAGGACATTTTTTGAAGAGTCAGGGACCCCGGTAGAAATATGAAAGAGGTTTCTGCGCGGGTCAATGGCCAGGGTCCCAGGGCGCCATTCTCCCAGAGCACGCGGCCCTTTCCTTGAAGTCCTTCATCCGCGTGAACAGTGAGCTGGCCGGAGAGCGAGCCCGTCCAGCTTGTGCGAGGCATGAGATAAGCGCCGGCGGTGGCCGCGGGAGCGCCTTGGGCGGTGACGTGAAGATCCCAGACAGGGATCGACCCGATTTTGTAATCCAGATTCCCTGAGATCCCCGGTTCCATCTTGAAAGAAGGAAAAGAAAGTCGTCCGGGTTTATAGAGGAACGACGCAGACGCTTTCCCGAGTGGGACGTTGTTTAAAGTGAGGGATGGCGCCATGAGATCGCCTTTGAGAACAGGTTCCTCCCATGTTCCGGACAGCTCCGCATGCGCGCTGGCCTGTCCCTTCAATCCCGGCAGTTTCCGCCGCAGGAGGTTGATGTCCGAAGCGAGGTTCACGTTTTCAGCGTCGAGGGTCCCTTGCAGCCGGCGGTCCTTGTCCAGGCGCGCTTGAGCGATGAGGGAAGCGCCTTGCGGCAGATGGAGCTCCAGCCGGTCGAGCGCCATTTCGTTTTCTTCGGTTGTTCCTTCAAGCGTCAAACGGGTTTTGGAATCCTCTGAGCTGGCGTGGGCTTGAAATCGCCGGGGCGTGATTTCCATTTCCCCTTTGAGGTTGGTTGGGGCGGAGGAGCCCCAGGCAAAATTGTTGATCCAGAACGATCCGGAGGTGCGTCCGTTGTCGATCGGTCCATGGAAGGCGCCGGCAAAATGGAGCCGGCCATCCAGTGCCCCATTGAACCGCTCCGGCAACACTTGTGACAGGGCAAGGTTTTCTCCGGTCACTGAGATATCACTTTCCGTTTTTGATGCCATTCCCTTGAGATGGATTTGTCCGTCCAGCATATGAACCTGGCTTTTCACAAGTTCCAACCGGTGCGATTGATACCGCCAATGGATCAACCCATCCTGAAAGGATCGGTGCGCGAATTCACCGGCAGGCACTTTCGCATGAAGCGTCAGTTGAGGGTCCCGGAGAGGCCCCTCGATCAACAACTGGGCGTCGCCACGCCCCCGCAGAAGATCCGGTTGAATGCTGAAGGCCGATAAAGAAGCCAAATCAAAATCCCGGGTTTCGGCGCTGGCATTCCAGCGGCCGGTGGGGCCAAGGGGTGACAGCGAGCCGGAAAGGTGAATTCGATTAGGACCCATCGTGATCATCAGACCATTGGCCAGGAGACGGTGAGGGTCCGCGGTTAAACGGCCTTGAAGATGAAGAACCAGATCAGACGGACGGAAACGGAGCTGCACCCCTTCGAAGGAAAGGGAAGCCTTTCGAAGCCGGTCAGCCACAGACGCCGGCTGAGGCGGCCAAGTCGAACCGCCCAGTTGGACCGATAAATGGTAGCGGCCGCTGACGGTGCAGGAAGAAAGATCCAGCGGTTTGGCGGAAAGTTTTTGTGCCAGCGCCAGGGTCGTTGAGGCGTCTCCGTTTGTGATGGCGGCCTGAGCGCTCCAGTGTCTCCCCAGGCGAGC comes from Elusimicrobiota bacterium and encodes:
- a CDS encoding translocation/assembly module TamB domain-containing protein, yielding MRRLLNTVVLFFCILGASLWAMQSFVSSWEPRLLSALERRAGNVFHARVQIDSISVAFLHRLRLNNVQVWDTEKPSHLILRASDISLTLSLVDVPRALWRRRPLEAIGLISLNTPWVRGSPDILKNWPASGSEPKRWPIFFKLAWEHGTLQWMDPSAPHGTWTLYKSDGAFSVRGPSIRFTASGSLEQAEIVQVQLARLGRHWSAQAAITNGDASTTLALAQKLSAKPLDLSSCTVSGRYHLSVQLGGSTWPPQPASVADRLRKASLSFEGVQLRFRPSDLVLHLQGRLTADPHRLLANGLMITMGPNRIHLSGSLSPLGPTGRWNASAETRDFDLASLSAFSIQPDLLRGRGDAQLLIEGPLRDPQLTLHAKVPAGEFAHRSFQDGLIHWRYQSHRLELVKSQVHMLDGQIHLKGMASKTESDISVTGENLALSQVLPERFNGALDGRLHFAGAFHGPIDNGRTSGSFWINNFAWGSSAPTNLKGEMEITPRRFQAHASSEDSKTRLTLEGTTEENEMALDRLELHLPQGASLIAQARLDKDRRLQGTLDAENVNLASDINLLRRKLPGLKGQASAHAELSGTWEEPVLKGDLMAPSLTLNNVPLGKASASFLYKPGRLSFPSFKMEPGISGNLDYKIGSIPVWDLHVTAQGAPAATAGAYLMPRTSWTGSLSGQLTVHADEGLQGKGRVLWENGALGPWPLTRAETSFIFLPGSLTLQKMSCVSSSGTVNLEGHASWKVPKPGEAVSAVRFQAKGEALSPQDGTLWKVPLEATGDVHPADNWNGQADLRAPTVSVRQRTTDGARMHLAWDRQSLQWTNTEWGKQWTSNGSLLFGKQSPSVQARLQARRVPLTEWSQELKGWLSGICTWRGTLDHPTAEFSINLETASWRAIRFQSTVKGQWTAARLPLTIDATTDQGGQLHFQGGYDPAARDVQGTLSLAKLPLHPLGESFSLPRTLEGRADGTFTVRGPIDRPSFTGHLEGGPVVYGSNVANPFKLETFSFDLTAQPSPERYNGLRLTIMEGLAKTREERIRLNPGSFVDLVRDAREAKIQAGLEIRNLHLGVFTLFGGLDLQGLWQIRPEGIAVRGDLHTRSLFINDYELEEGLVSVDYYNNVLQFHPAARSPALMTGTVDFRQAPQLHFTDFFISGRDHQRLELTGDIGPSLWDFRMAGHGLDMGTLGGLAGFPYPVNGTADLSIRGTGDAAHPYAEGTIDLRQGSVLGLSFRNGASAFAWQDDRITFTRLILSDPDRYTLSGTGVFPLSTASGKKKGSDRTVNFSLRLQDSNLGLLQSISNQVKKANGDVQALVQITGTADQPHLRGSARIIDGDITGSHYFKRLHDLNMAADFEGDELVIHELRGQSGEGKILIAGKIAFAGLTPRAYDLHGDVVSRKGIQVQIPELAIPESPLAKRFRFLTISSYGDVKGHVIFKGPAETPAFSGEALITNGHFSFPPSHKNPPPPALMEWFRRIAWDVNLKFQDGAWFENELVEANLNGNLHLKGPSDRLRVDGGMDITEGQFSYLGVDFAIRSARYDVRSSDSDQGILNTPYVRGIAESQVQAVDTVSGQAGGGTGNRLDVNDTITLTIDYAPVDQIKPRFASATNPTLSQEKLLARVTQIDTGNLSPQERNYLFQQQMVRLIDTSLATPLAKRLLKPTGLVDTVRVSRIINPTTITPPETAGATAQQQTSTNLLANTKYTFEKNLSSRISLGYGVRFVEETVPDTLQNKLDLINDVELSYRWFKNVYVRGVFDLPNSSNPAFLPERRITIEPRLRFGWWGNTNKGKEKKTPTK